From the genome of Chelonia mydas isolate rCheMyd1 chromosome 2, rCheMyd1.pri.v2, whole genome shotgun sequence, one region includes:
- the STEAP1 gene encoding metalloreductase STEAP1 isoform X1: protein MGTPKAGHQTSKVACGLRQRALESHPDLSLEVPKPRAKSCSPYSRKSPIDFTVIFQGSSVMESRNTLDQDEVQKPEPGRNTGNHNNSNTDLQVTYTQEAVAFFHLHQTRHFDEFEYPSDQYCKQDLFPKWHLPLKIASIASLLIFIYTFLRDVVHPFVTTNENTFYKIPILVINKVLPVVSITLLALVYLPGILAAGFQLHYGTKYKRFPQWLNGWMLSRKQLGLLSFFFASMHACYSLCYPMRRSYRYKLLNWAYQQVKQKKENAWIEHDVWRMEIYVSLGILGLALLTILAVTSVPSVSHSLTWREFHCIQSKMGYLALLLCTVHALVFAWNKWVDVNQFVWYTPPTFMIAIFLPIIVLLCKSVLLLPCLRKKIQKIRCGWDANIEMNKTQMTSRL, encoded by the exons atgggCACGCCGAAGGCTGGGCATCAGACTTCCAAGGTCGCTTGTGggctgcgccagcgcgccttggAATCTCACCCTGACCTGAGCCTGGAGGTACCTAAACCGAG AGCCaagtcctgcagtccttactccagaaaatctcccattgacttcacag TTATTTTTCAGGGTTCCTCTGTAATGGAGAGCAGGAACACTCTGGATCAGGATGAAGTTCAGAAACCGGAGCCTGGGAGAAATACGGGAAACCATAACAATTCG AATACGGATTTGCAAGTCACCTACACCCAAGAAGCAGTTGCGTTTTTTCATTTACATCAAACACGTCATTTTGATGAGTTTGAATACCCTTCAGATCAATACTGCAAGCAGGATCTCTTCCCCAAATGGCACTTGCCACTGAAGATAGCGTCTATAGCCTCATTGCTAATATTTATCTATACTTTTCTGAGAGATGTCGTCCACCCTTTTGTCACTACTAATGAAAACACTTTCTATAAAATTCCAATCCTGGTCATAAACAAAGTTTTACCAGTGGTTTCAATCACCCTTCTGGCACTGGTTTATTTACCAGGAATATTAGCTGCAGGTTTCCAGCTCCACTATGGGACCAAGTATAAACGATTTCCACAGTGGCTGAATGGCTGGATGTTATCAAGAAAGCAGCTTGGCCTTCTCAGTTTTTTCTTTGCCTCAATGCATGCATGCTATAGCTTGTGCTACCCAATGAGGAGATCTTACAGATACAAGCTGTTGAACTGGGCGTACCAACAG GTCaagcaaaaaaaggaaaatgcctGGATTGAACATGATGTCTGGAGAATGGAGATTTATGTGTCTCTAGGAATTCTGGGGCTAGCTCTGCTGACCATACTGGCAGTAACATCAGTTCCATCTGTCAGCCATTCTTTGACCTGGAGAGAGTTCCACTGTATTCAG agCAAGATGGGGTATTTAGCTTTGCTGCTATGCACAGTTCACGCATTGGTATTTGCCTGGAATAAATGGGTTGACGTAAACCAATTTGTGTGGTACACCCCCCCTACATTTATGATCGCCATTTTTCTTCCTATTATAGTCCTGCTTTGTAAAAGCGTCCTGCTTCTCCCATGCCTTAGGAAGAAGATCCAGAAGATCAGATGCGGTTGGGATGCTAATATAGAGATGAATAAAACACAGATGACTTCCAGACTGTAG
- the STEAP1 gene encoding metalloreductase STEAP1 isoform X2 yields MESRNTLDQDEVQKPEPGRNTGNHNNSNTDLQVTYTQEAVAFFHLHQTRHFDEFEYPSDQYCKQDLFPKWHLPLKIASIASLLIFIYTFLRDVVHPFVTTNENTFYKIPILVINKVLPVVSITLLALVYLPGILAAGFQLHYGTKYKRFPQWLNGWMLSRKQLGLLSFFFASMHACYSLCYPMRRSYRYKLLNWAYQQVKQKKENAWIEHDVWRMEIYVSLGILGLALLTILAVTSVPSVSHSLTWREFHCIQSKMGYLALLLCTVHALVFAWNKWVDVNQFVWYTPPTFMIAIFLPIIVLLCKSVLLLPCLRKKIQKIRCGWDANIEMNKTQMTSRL; encoded by the exons ATGGAGAGCAGGAACACTCTGGATCAGGATGAAGTTCAGAAACCGGAGCCTGGGAGAAATACGGGAAACCATAACAATTCG AATACGGATTTGCAAGTCACCTACACCCAAGAAGCAGTTGCGTTTTTTCATTTACATCAAACACGTCATTTTGATGAGTTTGAATACCCTTCAGATCAATACTGCAAGCAGGATCTCTTCCCCAAATGGCACTTGCCACTGAAGATAGCGTCTATAGCCTCATTGCTAATATTTATCTATACTTTTCTGAGAGATGTCGTCCACCCTTTTGTCACTACTAATGAAAACACTTTCTATAAAATTCCAATCCTGGTCATAAACAAAGTTTTACCAGTGGTTTCAATCACCCTTCTGGCACTGGTTTATTTACCAGGAATATTAGCTGCAGGTTTCCAGCTCCACTATGGGACCAAGTATAAACGATTTCCACAGTGGCTGAATGGCTGGATGTTATCAAGAAAGCAGCTTGGCCTTCTCAGTTTTTTCTTTGCCTCAATGCATGCATGCTATAGCTTGTGCTACCCAATGAGGAGATCTTACAGATACAAGCTGTTGAACTGGGCGTACCAACAG GTCaagcaaaaaaaggaaaatgcctGGATTGAACATGATGTCTGGAGAATGGAGATTTATGTGTCTCTAGGAATTCTGGGGCTAGCTCTGCTGACCATACTGGCAGTAACATCAGTTCCATCTGTCAGCCATTCTTTGACCTGGAGAGAGTTCCACTGTATTCAG agCAAGATGGGGTATTTAGCTTTGCTGCTATGCACAGTTCACGCATTGGTATTTGCCTGGAATAAATGGGTTGACGTAAACCAATTTGTGTGGTACACCCCCCCTACATTTATGATCGCCATTTTTCTTCCTATTATAGTCCTGCTTTGTAAAAGCGTCCTGCTTCTCCCATGCCTTAGGAAGAAGATCCAGAAGATCAGATGCGGTTGGGATGCTAATATAGAGATGAATAAAACACAGATGACTTCCAGACTGTAG
- the STEAP1 gene encoding metalloreductase STEAP1 isoform X3 — translation MGTPKAGHQTSKVACGLRQRALESHPDLSLEVPKPRAKSCSPYSRKSPIDFTVIFQGSSVMESRNTLDQDEVQKPEPGRNTGNHNNSNTDLQVTYTQEAVAFFHLHQTRHFDEFEYPSDQYCKQDLFPKWHLPLKIASIASLLIFIYTFLRDVVHPFVTTNENTFYKIPILVINKVLPVVSITLLALVYLPGILAAGFQLHYGTKYKRFPQWLNGWMLSRKQLGLLSFFFASMHACYSLCYPMRRSYRYKLLNWAYQQVKQKKENAWIEHDVWRMEIYVSLGILGLALLTILAVTSVPSVSHSLTWREFHCIQGPILNSLSILNQIQ, via the exons atgggCACGCCGAAGGCTGGGCATCAGACTTCCAAGGTCGCTTGTGggctgcgccagcgcgccttggAATCTCACCCTGACCTGAGCCTGGAGGTACCTAAACCGAG AGCCaagtcctgcagtccttactccagaaaatctcccattgacttcacag TTATTTTTCAGGGTTCCTCTGTAATGGAGAGCAGGAACACTCTGGATCAGGATGAAGTTCAGAAACCGGAGCCTGGGAGAAATACGGGAAACCATAACAATTCG AATACGGATTTGCAAGTCACCTACACCCAAGAAGCAGTTGCGTTTTTTCATTTACATCAAACACGTCATTTTGATGAGTTTGAATACCCTTCAGATCAATACTGCAAGCAGGATCTCTTCCCCAAATGGCACTTGCCACTGAAGATAGCGTCTATAGCCTCATTGCTAATATTTATCTATACTTTTCTGAGAGATGTCGTCCACCCTTTTGTCACTACTAATGAAAACACTTTCTATAAAATTCCAATCCTGGTCATAAACAAAGTTTTACCAGTGGTTTCAATCACCCTTCTGGCACTGGTTTATTTACCAGGAATATTAGCTGCAGGTTTCCAGCTCCACTATGGGACCAAGTATAAACGATTTCCACAGTGGCTGAATGGCTGGATGTTATCAAGAAAGCAGCTTGGCCTTCTCAGTTTTTTCTTTGCCTCAATGCATGCATGCTATAGCTTGTGCTACCCAATGAGGAGATCTTACAGATACAAGCTGTTGAACTGGGCGTACCAACAG GTCaagcaaaaaaaggaaaatgcctGGATTGAACATGATGTCTGGAGAATGGAGATTTATGTGTCTCTAGGAATTCTGGGGCTAGCTCTGCTGACCATACTGGCAGTAACATCAGTTCCATCTGTCAGCCATTCTTTGACCTGGAGAGAGTTCCACTGTATTCAG ggcccaatcctgaattCCCTGAGCATCCTAAATCAAATCCAGTGA
- the STEAP1 gene encoding metalloreductase STEAP1 isoform X5: protein MESRNTLDQDEVQKPEPGRNTGNHNNSNTDLQVTYTQEAVAFFHLHQTRHFDEFEYPSDQYCKQDLFPKWHLPLKIASIASLLIFIYTFLRDVVHPFVTTNENTFYKIPILVINKVLPVVSITLLALVYLPGILAAGFQLHYGTKYKRFPQWLNGWMLSRKQLGLLSFFFASMHACYSLCYPMRRSYRYKLLNWAYQQVKQKKENAWIEHDVWRMEIYVSLGILGLALLTILAVTSVPSVSHSLTWREFHCIQGPILNSLSILNQIQ from the exons ATGGAGAGCAGGAACACTCTGGATCAGGATGAAGTTCAGAAACCGGAGCCTGGGAGAAATACGGGAAACCATAACAATTCG AATACGGATTTGCAAGTCACCTACACCCAAGAAGCAGTTGCGTTTTTTCATTTACATCAAACACGTCATTTTGATGAGTTTGAATACCCTTCAGATCAATACTGCAAGCAGGATCTCTTCCCCAAATGGCACTTGCCACTGAAGATAGCGTCTATAGCCTCATTGCTAATATTTATCTATACTTTTCTGAGAGATGTCGTCCACCCTTTTGTCACTACTAATGAAAACACTTTCTATAAAATTCCAATCCTGGTCATAAACAAAGTTTTACCAGTGGTTTCAATCACCCTTCTGGCACTGGTTTATTTACCAGGAATATTAGCTGCAGGTTTCCAGCTCCACTATGGGACCAAGTATAAACGATTTCCACAGTGGCTGAATGGCTGGATGTTATCAAGAAAGCAGCTTGGCCTTCTCAGTTTTTTCTTTGCCTCAATGCATGCATGCTATAGCTTGTGCTACCCAATGAGGAGATCTTACAGATACAAGCTGTTGAACTGGGCGTACCAACAG GTCaagcaaaaaaaggaaaatgcctGGATTGAACATGATGTCTGGAGAATGGAGATTTATGTGTCTCTAGGAATTCTGGGGCTAGCTCTGCTGACCATACTGGCAGTAACATCAGTTCCATCTGTCAGCCATTCTTTGACCTGGAGAGAGTTCCACTGTATTCAG ggcccaatcctgaattCCCTGAGCATCCTAAATCAAATCCAGTGA
- the STEAP1 gene encoding metalloreductase STEAP1 isoform X4, producing the protein MESRNTLDQDEVQKPEPGRNTGNHNNSNTDLQVTYTQEAVAFFHLHQTRHFDEFEYPSDQYCKQDLFPKWHLPLKIASIASLLIFIYTFLRDVVHPFVTTNENTFYKIPILVINKVLPVVSITLLALVYLPGILAAGFQLHYGTKYKRFPQWLNGWMLSRKQLGLLSFFFASMHACYSLCYPMRRSYRYKLLNWAYQQVKQKKENAWIEHDVWRMEIYVSLGILGLALLTILAVTSVPSVSHSLTWREFHCIQVHINSACDLCALGGFYIID; encoded by the exons ATGGAGAGCAGGAACACTCTGGATCAGGATGAAGTTCAGAAACCGGAGCCTGGGAGAAATACGGGAAACCATAACAATTCG AATACGGATTTGCAAGTCACCTACACCCAAGAAGCAGTTGCGTTTTTTCATTTACATCAAACACGTCATTTTGATGAGTTTGAATACCCTTCAGATCAATACTGCAAGCAGGATCTCTTCCCCAAATGGCACTTGCCACTGAAGATAGCGTCTATAGCCTCATTGCTAATATTTATCTATACTTTTCTGAGAGATGTCGTCCACCCTTTTGTCACTACTAATGAAAACACTTTCTATAAAATTCCAATCCTGGTCATAAACAAAGTTTTACCAGTGGTTTCAATCACCCTTCTGGCACTGGTTTATTTACCAGGAATATTAGCTGCAGGTTTCCAGCTCCACTATGGGACCAAGTATAAACGATTTCCACAGTGGCTGAATGGCTGGATGTTATCAAGAAAGCAGCTTGGCCTTCTCAGTTTTTTCTTTGCCTCAATGCATGCATGCTATAGCTTGTGCTACCCAATGAGGAGATCTTACAGATACAAGCTGTTGAACTGGGCGTACCAACAG GTCaagcaaaaaaaggaaaatgcctGGATTGAACATGATGTCTGGAGAATGGAGATTTATGTGTCTCTAGGAATTCTGGGGCTAGCTCTGCTGACCATACTGGCAGTAACATCAGTTCCATCTGTCAGCCATTCTTTGACCTGGAGAGAGTTCCACTGTATTCAGGTACACATAAACAGTGCATGTGATCTGTGTGCTCTTGGAGGATTTTATATTATAGATTAA